In Apium graveolens cultivar Ventura unplaced genomic scaffold, ASM990537v1 ctg7748, whole genome shotgun sequence, one genomic interval encodes:
- the LOC141704346 gene encoding uncharacterized protein LOC141704346 gives MDLVRSRDGGGDSGSNLGRRVSREGQRSTNVYFRVGTLNVGSLTGKFLELVDMLKKKKVDVICIQETKWKGSSTKEANGFKLWYSGVGNTRNGVGILISSLLKENIVEVSRVSDRIMKIKLVVNEEIVNFVSVYAPHVGLSELARKIF, from the coding sequence ATGGATTTGGTAAGAAGTAGGGATGGTGGTGGTGATAGTGGTAGTAATTTAGGGAGAAGAGTTTCTCGGGAGGGGCAAAGGTCAACTAATGTCTATTTTCGAGTAGGTACGCTGAATGTAGGTTCTCTGACCGGGAAATTTTTAGAACTTGTGGATATGTTAAAGAAAAAAAAGGTAGATGTGATTTGCATTCAGGAAACTAAGTGGAAGGGTAGTAGTACTAAGGAAGCTAACGGGTTTAAATTGTGGTATTCAGGGGTTGGTAATACAAGGAATGGTGTGGGTATTTTGATAAGTTCTCTCTTGAAGGAGAATATAGTAGAAGTGAGTAGAGTCAGTGATAGGATTATGAAGATTAAACTCGTAGTTAATGAAGAGATCGTTAATTTTGTAAGTGTGTATGCACCCCATGTTGGTTTGAGTGAGTTAGCGAGAAAGATTTTTTGA